In one Hominilimicola fabiformis genomic region, the following are encoded:
- a CDS encoding GH1 family beta-glucosidase, giving the protein MSFPKDFLWGTATAAYQIEGAWNKNGKGLSIWDLFCEKTGAVKNGDNGHTACDHYHRYKEDIALMKKLEIKAYRFSVAWTRILPNGTGEVNNKGIEFYNNLIDELIKNGIEPVMTMYHWDLPAELHYRGGWLNPKIADYFEEYAKVIAENFTDRVKKIITINEPLCIIGLGYAEGIHAPGLKLSQREYLKCAHNLLVAHGKAARALKKYGAKDVQVGIAPNMDNFYPLDENNITDINAATDKMFEIEHQNPRAWINHVNWWLDPVIKGHYPLEGKGEYDSLLPKNYEKDIKDIAETVDFICFNLYFGAPITTDKNGTAVMAELDAAKTQVGWTVTPDAIKWTAKLLYERYNVPIYVSENGMACHDTVSLDGKVHDPNRVDYLNRYLLKLGEAIDEGADVRGYFVWSFMDNFEWAEGYDPRFGIVYVDYKTQKRIIKDSGYWYAKVIETGGKSLCD; this is encoded by the coding sequence ATGAGTTTTCCGAAAGATTTTTTATGGGGTACTGCAACAGCGGCATATCAGATAGAGGGCGCATGGAATAAGAACGGAAAAGGACTTTCTATCTGGGATCTTTTCTGTGAAAAGACAGGTGCTGTAAAAAACGGTGATAACGGACATACAGCGTGCGATCACTATCACCGTTACAAAGAAGATATTGCACTTATGAAAAAGCTTGAAATAAAAGCATATCGTTTTTCAGTCGCATGGACGCGGATTTTACCGAACGGTACAGGCGAGGTCAATAATAAGGGTATAGAGTTTTATAATAATCTTATTGACGAGCTTATAAAAAACGGCATAGAACCTGTAATGACAATGTATCATTGGGATTTACCCGCCGAGCTTCATTACAGAGGCGGCTGGCTAAATCCTAAAATTGCAGATTATTTTGAGGAATATGCGAAAGTAATCGCTGAAAATTTTACGGACAGAGTGAAAAAGATTATTACAATCAACGAACCTCTCTGCATAATCGGTCTTGGATATGCGGAGGGTATTCATGCTCCCGGTTTAAAGCTGTCACAGCGCGAATATTTAAAGTGCGCCCATAATTTGTTGGTTGCACACGGAAAAGCTGCAAGGGCGTTAAAAAAATATGGAGCTAAAGATGTACAGGTAGGCATTGCACCTAATATGGATAATTTTTATCCGCTTGATGAGAACAATATCACCGATATAAATGCGGCGACAGATAAAATGTTTGAAATTGAGCACCAAAATCCGCGTGCGTGGATAAATCATGTAAATTGGTGGCTTGACCCTGTTATAAAGGGACATTATCCGCTTGAGGGTAAGGGTGAATATGACAGCTTGCTTCCGAAAAATTATGAAAAAGATATAAAAGACATTGCTGAAACAGTTGATTTTATATGCTTTAATCTGTACTTCGGAGCACCCATCACCACCGATAAAAATGGAACTGCAGTTATGGCTGAATTAGATGCGGCTAAAACACAGGTTGGCTGGACTGTTACACCCGATGCTATAAAGTGGACTGCAAAGCTTTTATATGAAAGATATAACGTGCCGATTTATGTGAGCGAAAACGGAATGGCTTGCCATGATACGGTTTCTCTGGATGGTAAGGTGCATGACCCTAACAGAGTTGATTATCTGAACAGGTACTTATTAAAGCTTGGTGAAGCGATTGACGAAGGTGCTGATGTAAGAGGATATTTTGTGTGGTCGTTTATGGATAATTTTGAGTGGGCGGAGGGCTATGACCCACGCTTCGGAATTGTATATGTGGATTACAAAACACAGAAGCGTATTATTAAGGACAGCGGTTACTGGTATGCAAAAGTGATTGAAACAGGCGGTAAAAGTTTATGTGATTGA
- a CDS encoding MBL fold metallo-hydrolase, giving the protein MKITWLGQAGLLFESNGIKLIVDPYLSDSVEKINPQNFRRVPVKEELFGEDIDIIVITHNHLDHLDPKTLERFLNTDRVLTVLAPYYAWQEVRKLGRNHNYVMFNRGTVWTQNGITLTAVKAEHSDLTAIGFIVDDSKEKLYITGDTLYNKDIFADLPQDIDTVFLPINGVGNNMNITDAKRFAVKTGAKNAVPVHWGMFDELDPTEFDLENAVIPTIYEEVKLK; this is encoded by the coding sequence ATGAAAATAACATGGCTTGGGCAGGCCGGACTGCTTTTTGAATCAAACGGAATAAAGCTTATAGTCGACCCGTATTTGTCGGACAGTGTGGAAAAGATAAATCCCCAAAATTTTCGTCGTGTTCCTGTCAAAGAGGAACTTTTTGGAGAGGACATTGATATTATTGTGATAACGCATAATCATCTTGACCATCTTGACCCCAAAACGCTTGAAAGGTTTTTAAATACAGATCGTGTTTTGACTGTGCTTGCTCCGTATTATGCGTGGCAGGAAGTACGAAAGCTCGGCAGAAATCATAACTATGTTATGTTTAACCGCGGTACGGTCTGGACACAGAACGGTATAACCTTGACGGCAGTGAAGGCAGAACATTCTGACTTAACGGCAATAGGCTTTATTGTAGACGACAGCAAAGAAAAGCTTTACATCACGGGAGATACGCTCTATAACAAAGATATTTTTGCCGATTTGCCACAGGATATTGACACTGTATTTTTACCGATAAACGGTGTCGGCAATAATATGAATATTACCGATGCGAAAAGATTCGCAGTGAAAACAGGTGCAAAAAATGCAGTACCTGTTCATTGGGGAATGTTTGACGAGCTTGACCCAACTGAATTTGATTTAGAAAATGCGGTTATACCGACAATATATGAGGAAGTGAAATTGAAATGA
- the dgoD gene encoding galactonate dehydratase, which yields MKVTDIKTFAVDCFRTNWVFIKVYTDEGIDGVGEATLEYKEKALIGTVEHIKEYLVGQNPLDIEKHWHNIYRDAYWRGGAVLMSALSAVEMALWDILGKSLNVPVYQLMGGKVNDKVRIYVNGWFAGAKEPEEFGEKAKTAVKRGVTAMKWDPFGKNYLNISNAELDKALRCVASVREAVGDKVDLLIEGHGRFNIPTGIKIAKELEQFKPMFFEEPVPPDNLDALKMVRDKSPVAISAGERLYTRWDYKRMFDIMAADYIQPDISHAGGIMELKKIAAEAESRYIPFAPHNPSGPVANAATLQLAASCPNFEILEIMYSDVDYRKDITNESLEYKDGYITIPDKAGLGIEINEEECLKHPYRPHTLRHYTGALTDIRPAKTEFYF from the coding sequence ATGAAAGTAACAGATATTAAAACTTTTGCAGTAGATTGTTTTCGCACGAATTGGGTCTTTATAAAGGTTTATACCGATGAAGGCATTGATGGAGTCGGAGAGGCCACGCTTGAATATAAGGAAAAGGCACTTATAGGAACGGTAGAGCATATCAAGGAATATCTTGTCGGACAAAACCCGCTTGATATTGAAAAGCATTGGCATAATATCTATCGCGATGCGTACTGGCGTGGCGGCGCAGTTCTGATGTCGGCATTGTCAGCGGTAGAAATGGCGTTGTGGGATATTCTCGGCAAAAGTCTTAATGTGCCTGTGTATCAGCTTATGGGCGGCAAGGTGAATGATAAGGTTAGGATATATGTAAACGGCTGGTTTGCGGGCGCAAAAGAACCTGAGGAATTTGGAGAAAAGGCGAAAACAGCCGTAAAGCGCGGCGTAACCGCAATGAAATGGGACCCTTTCGGCAAGAACTATCTTAATATTTCAAATGCCGAGCTTGATAAAGCACTTCGTTGTGTTGCATCAGTGCGTGAAGCAGTGGGCGATAAGGTAGATTTGCTGATTGAGGGACACGGACGCTTTAATATTCCGACAGGAATTAAAATCGCAAAGGAGCTTGAACAGTTTAAGCCGATGTTTTTTGAAGAACCCGTACCGCCCGATAATCTTGACGCACTTAAAATGGTTCGTGATAAATCGCCTGTTGCAATTTCGGCAGGTGAAAGACTTTATACGCGCTGGGACTATAAGAGAATGTTTGACATTATGGCGGCGGATTACATACAGCCAGACATTTCGCATGCGGGCGGTATTATGGAGCTAAAGAAAATCGCAGCAGAAGCGGAGAGCAGATATATTCCATTCGCACCACATAATCCATCGGGACCTGTCGCAAATGCGGCAACGCTACAATTGGCGGCAAGCTGTCCTAATTTTGAAATACTTGAAATTATGTATTCAGACGTGGACTACCGAAAGGATATAACAAACGAGAGTTTGGAATATAAGGACGGTTATATCACCATTCCCGATAAGGCGGGGCTTGGTATTGAGATTAACGAGGAGGAGTGTCTGAAACACCCATATCGACCGCATACACTAAGACACTATACGGGTGCATTAACAGATATTCGTCCGGCTAAAACGGAATTTTATTTTTAA
- a CDS encoding IS110 family transposase produces the protein MNPLYVGIDVSSKSNVVYFMLPDGSKHSNFSVANSHTGSSQLVKRILSAMTSCSLDSVLIGLEATSVYGDNLVYFLREDAALARFNSKIHVLNLKQVSKFKEAYNDLPKNDFIDSFVIADCPLDISPPGLKIKFRFSRTNIC, from the coding sequence ATGAACCCACTTTACGTCGGTATTGATGTAAGCAGCAAATCCAATGTCGTTTATTTCATGCTCCCTGACGGAAGTAAACATAGTAACTTTTCTGTTGCTAACTCACATACCGGTTCTTCACAGTTGGTAAAAAGAATTCTTTCTGCTATGACATCTTGCTCCTTAGATTCTGTTTTAATAGGTCTTGAAGCAACCTCTGTGTATGGTGATAACCTTGTTTATTTTCTAAGGGAAGATGCTGCATTAGCTCGTTTTAATTCAAAGATTCATGTCCTCAATCTTAAGCAAGTCAGTAAATTCAAAGAAGCTTACAATGACTTGCCCAAGAATGATTTCATTGACTCTTTTGTTATTGCTGATTGCCCTCTTGACATTTCACCGCCGGGCTTAAAAATAAAATTCCGTTTTAGCCGGACGAATATCTGTTAA
- a CDS encoding SDR family NAD(P)-dependent oxidoreductase, whose amino-acid sequence MEKSVFITGATVNTGLGIAEKFAKEGYNLFLGSRNAENAEKTAKELSEKYGVYAKGYGMKIFDEENTKEIFKDIKNSGYSVDTLVLNAANLGIRQQFFDVSIDDFMNVINTNIGWNFMLSREAAIQMKENGGGSIVFVNSNTAYRAIPDRIAYSASKSGALGMMRALALDLGKYNIRVNAVLPGMIKTDRWESNYNDCRSALSNYTPLGDIADFEDIANAVWYFGSDNSKNTTGAELTVDGGNMIQLYPIVSEK is encoded by the coding sequence ATGGAGAAATCGGTGTTTATAACAGGAGCAACGGTTAATACAGGACTTGGAATAGCTGAGAAATTTGCAAAAGAGGGGTATAATCTCTTTCTCGGTAGCCGAAATGCGGAAAATGCAGAAAAAACAGCAAAGGAATTGTCAGAAAAATATGGTGTTTATGCAAAGGGTTATGGTATGAAAATCTTTGATGAAGAAAACACAAAAGAGATTTTTAAAGATATAAAAAACAGCGGATATTCAGTTGACACACTTGTGTTAAACGCAGCAAATTTAGGTATTCGTCAGCAGTTTTTTGATGTTTCGATAGACGACTTTATGAATGTTATAAATACAAATATTGGCTGGAATTTTATGCTGTCGCGTGAGGCGGCAATTCAAATGAAAGAAAACGGTGGCGGTTCTATTGTGTTTGTAAATTCAAACACGGCTTACCGTGCAATCCCCGACAGAATTGCATACAGTGCATCAAAATCCGGAGCACTTGGTATGATGAGAGCACTGGCACTTGATTTGGGTAAGTACAATATTCGAGTAAACGCCGTGCTTCCCGGTATGATAAAAACAGACCGTTGGGAAAGCAATTATAATGATTGCAGAAGCGCACTGTCGAATTATACACCGCTCGGCGACATTGCGGATTTTGAGGATATAGCAAATGCGGTCTGGTATTTTGGAAGTGATAACTCAAAAAATACCACAGGCGCAGAGCTTACTGTTGACGGCGGCAATATGATACAGCTTTATCCGATAGTATCTGAAAAATAA
- a CDS encoding MGMT family protein: MMKNFYEKVYDIVAQIPKGTVTTYGCIAMRLGNIRLSRLVGNALHANIDPVNIPCHRVVNREGKLAPMYVFGGIDAQKERLENEGVVVDGDKVDLKKYLWR; this comes from the coding sequence ATGATGAAGAACTTTTATGAAAAAGTGTATGACATAGTGGCACAGATACCGAAAGGGACAGTTACAACGTATGGGTGTATCGCAATGAGGTTGGGAAACATACGGCTCAGCCGACTTGTCGGAAATGCGTTGCACGCAAATATTGACCCTGTAAACATTCCTTGTCACAGAGTAGTAAACCGTGAGGGAAAGTTAGCACCGATGTATGTTTTCGGCGGAATTGACGCTCAAAAAGAGCGTCTTGAAAATGAGGGGGTTGTGGTTGACGGCGACAAAGTTGATTTGAAAAAATATTTATGGAGATAA
- a CDS encoding arsenate reductase family protein, whose product MNIQIFGKSKCFDTKKAERYFKERKIKYQLINMTEKGMSKGEYNSVKQAVGGYENLIDEKAKDKDTLMLIKYLADEAKEDKLLENPQLFKTPIVRNSRQATVGYKPEVWKTWE is encoded by the coding sequence ATGAACATACAGATATTTGGAAAATCGAAGTGTTTTGATACGAAAAAGGCGGAGAGATATTTTAAGGAGAGGAAAATAAAATATCAGCTAATCAATATGACCGAAAAGGGTATGAGCAAGGGTGAATACAACAGTGTCAAGCAAGCGGTCGGCGGATATGAAAACTTAATTGACGAAAAGGCAAAGGACAAAGACACTCTTATGCTTATAAAATATCTTGCCGACGAGGCGAAAGAGGACAAACTGCTTGAAAATCCTCAACTATTCAAAACACCGATTGTCAGAAACAGCAGACAGGCGACTGTCGGCTACAAACCGGAGGTATGGAAAACATGGGAATAA
- the fliB gene encoding flagellin lysine-N-methylase, translating into MGIKRVPTYFNEFVCIGGACEDNCCIGWEVDIDDESLEVYKSVSGAFGDRLRRYMNDENSFTLKNNRCPFLNDKNLCDIFINIGEDKLCTVCTEYPRFTEIYGSLTEKGLGMSCESAAEFIFKSDKTVSFETEKFDYEEECDEDFLRVLLNVRENIFDVLKNRKMSISDRVKTILNYAYDVQDKINNNNVDKIPQSVDNYDFSQSEKCINDIKECVKLCLSLEIMEDSWTGVIENTLGIFDDYDNLSSEFDLYISGREYEYENLLVYFIYRYLLKAVFDCDVLTKVRFAAVSYVIIRQLDIARWLRNGKEFSLKDRIKNCVLYSKEVEHCQDNIDFFDEEFLFNPIFEHNRFLNLI; encoded by the coding sequence ATGGGAATAAAGCGAGTTCCGACGTATTTCAATGAATTTGTCTGTATCGGCGGTGCGTGTGAAGATAACTGCTGTATCGGCTGGGAAGTCGATATTGACGATGAGAGTCTTGAAGTTTACAAATCGGTCAGCGGTGCATTTGGTGACAGGCTACGCCGTTATATGAATGACGAAAATAGTTTCACGCTTAAAAACAATCGTTGTCCATTTTTGAACGACAAAAATTTATGCGATATTTTTATAAACATCGGCGAGGACAAGCTCTGCACCGTTTGTACGGAATATCCGCGATTTACCGAAATATACGGCAGTTTAACTGAAAAAGGTCTTGGAATGTCGTGCGAAAGTGCGGCGGAATTTATCTTTAAAAGCGACAAGACTGTAAGTTTTGAAACGGAAAAGTTTGACTATGAAGAAGAATGTGACGAAGATTTTTTGAGGGTACTTTTGAATGTGCGTGAAAATATTTTTGACGTGCTAAAAAATCGAAAAATGAGCATATCGGACAGGGTTAAAACGATTTTAAATTATGCGTATGATGTGCAGGACAAAATCAATAACAACAACGTTGACAAAATACCTCAAAGTGTGGATAACTATGATTTTTCGCAAAGCGAAAAGTGTATAAATGACATAAAAGAGTGTGTCAAGCTATGTTTAAGCCTTGAAATTATGGAGGACAGCTGGACGGGTGTAATTGAAAACACGCTCGGAATTTTTGACGATTACGATAATTTAAGCAGTGAATTTGATTTATACATAAGCGGACGCGAATACGAATATGAAAATTTGCTTGTGTACTTCATATACCGATATTTGCTGAAAGCGGTGTTTGACTGTGACGTGCTGACAAAGGTGCGTTTTGCGGCGGTGTCGTATGTGATTATACGTCAGCTTGATATTGCACGTTGGCTTAGAAACGGAAAGGAATTTTCGCTTAAAGACAGAATAAAAAATTGTGTGTTGTATTCAAAGGAGGTTGAGCATTGTCAGGATAATATTGATTTCTTTGACGAGGAATTTTTGTTCAACCCAATCTTTGAACACAACAGATTTTTGAATTTAATTTAA
- a CDS encoding amino acid adenylation domain-containing protein, with the protein MTHLNSAVKLLDRAAEKFNDKIAISDEWSEISFSELQRKGKAVGTALAKTTPQGYMPAPVMVYLKKSISCLVCFMGAMYSANPYVPTAYDMPANRIQKIVDSLQGRGHIITDAQGMETLKTMNIPESMSIHIYEEIVETETDGELIEKTLNSVIDTDPIYIMFTSGSTGAPKGVTVPHRGVIDYAIWVAKTFNINENSILGNQAPFYFDNSIFDIYSCLLTGAKMVIIPETLFMFPVKLPEFVRDNDITTIFWVPTVMINVANSGVLSEIELPKLKNVVFCGEVMPNTQLNIWRKAQPQCTYANLYGPTEISDVCTYYIVDRPFKDSDSLPIGKACENMRIIILNEKNEIAKTNEQGEICVIGTGVSLGYWNNPEITQKAFIQNPVNPYYEERIYRTGDLAYVNDEGLIIYLGRMDNQVKVKGNRIELGEIENAAMCVGGVKGACAVFDEKNQKIVLFIESCEAFRLRKLNLELKKYIPNYMLPGDLVVMEKFPHTANDKIDRVTLKKSLG; encoded by the coding sequence ATGACGCATTTGAATTCTGCGGTAAAATTACTTGACAGAGCCGCTGAAAAGTTTAACGATAAAATTGCAATATCAGATGAATGGAGCGAAATTAGTTTCAGTGAATTGCAGAGAAAGGGAAAGGCTGTCGGAACGGCACTTGCAAAGACAACTCCGCAAGGATATATGCCTGCACCTGTTATGGTGTATTTGAAGAAAAGCATATCGTGCTTGGTTTGTTTTATGGGTGCGATGTACAGTGCAAATCCGTATGTGCCTACCGCTTACGATATGCCTGCGAACAGAATACAGAAAATTGTTGACTCACTTCAAGGCAGAGGTCATATAATCACAGATGCACAGGGTATGGAAACTTTAAAGACTATGAACATACCCGAGTCAATGAGTATTCATATATATGAGGAAATCGTTGAGACCGAAACGGACGGGGAGCTTATTGAAAAAACACTTAATTCGGTAATTGATACAGATCCGATTTATATAATGTTCACATCTGGTTCGACAGGTGCACCGAAAGGCGTTACAGTGCCGCACAGAGGCGTTATAGATTATGCAATTTGGGTTGCAAAGACATTTAATATCAATGAAAATTCTATACTTGGAAATCAAGCACCGTTCTATTTTGATAATTCGATATTTGATATATACAGCTGTCTTTTGACAGGTGCAAAAATGGTGATAATTCCTGAGACATTGTTTATGTTCCCTGTAAAGTTGCCAGAATTTGTGCGTGATAATGATATTACGACAATATTCTGGGTACCGACCGTTATGATTAATGTGGCAAATTCGGGAGTGCTTTCGGAGATTGAATTGCCGAAACTTAAAAATGTGGTGTTCTGCGGTGAAGTAATGCCGAATACTCAACTTAATATATGGCGTAAGGCACAACCGCAATGCACATACGCAAACCTTTACGGTCCGACGGAAATTTCGGACGTATGTACTTATTATATTGTTGACAGACCTTTCAAGGACAGTGATTCACTTCCGATTGGTAAGGCTTGCGAGAATATGCGTATTATAATTCTTAACGAGAAGAATGAAATTGCAAAGACGAACGAACAAGGCGAAATATGCGTTATAGGTACAGGCGTATCGCTTGGATATTGGAATAATCCCGAAATTACGCAAAAGGCATTTATTCAAAATCCCGTTAATCCGTATTACGAGGAAAGAATTTATCGTACAGGCGATTTGGCATATGTTAATGATGAAGGCCTCATTATCTACTTGGGAAGAATGGATAATCAGGTTAAGGTAAAAGGTAACAGAATTGAGCTTGGCGAAATCGAAAATGCCGCAATGTGTGTTGGCGGAGTTAAAGGTGCTTGTGCGGTGTTTGACGAGAAAAATCAGAAGATTGTGTTGTTTATAGAAAGTTGCGAGGCATTTAGGCTTAGAAAACTTAATCTTGAACTTAAAAAGTATATACCTAATTATATGTTGCCGGGCGACCTTGTTGTTATGGAAAAATTCCCGCATACCGCAAATGACAAGATTGACAGAGTTACACTAAAGAAATCTTTGGGATAA